A portion of the Aythya fuligula isolate bAytFul2 chromosome 10, bAytFul2.pri, whole genome shotgun sequence genome contains these proteins:
- the THOC7 gene encoding THO complex subunit 7 homolog, producing MGAVTDDEVIRKRLLIDGDGAGDDRRINLLVKSFIKWCNSGSQEEGYSQYQRMLSTLSQCEFSMGKTLLVYDMNLREMENYEKIYKDIENSIAAAHEKISECKKQILQAKRIRKNRQEYDALAKVIQHHPDRHETLKQLEALGKELQHLSHIKENVEDKLELRRKQFHVLLSTIHELQQTLENDEKLSEAEESQETQMETETKQ from the exons ATGGGGGCCGTGACCGACG aTGAAGTTATCCGCAAACGGCTTCTAATCGATGGCGACGGGGCGGGTGACGACAGGCGGATCAATTTGTTGGTGAAGAGTTTCATTAAGTGGTGCAATTCCGGATCTCAGGAGGAAGG TTACAGTCAGTACCAACGGATGCTGAGTACTTTATCGCAGTGTGAATTTTCAATGGGAAAAACTCTTCTGGTATATGATATGAACctgagagaaatggaaaattatgaaaaaatctATAAGGATATAG aaaatagtATAGCTGCAGCACACGAGAAGATTTCTGAATGCAAGAAACAAATCCTGCAAGCAAAAAGAATTCGAAAAAATCGCCAGG aatatgATGCACTGGCCAAAGTAATACAGCATCATCCAGACAGACATGAAACACTGAA GCAGCTAGAAGCTTTGGGGAAAGAACTTCAACATCTTTCTCACATTAAGGAAAACGTTGAAGATAAG TTGGAGCTGAGAAGAAAGCAGTTTCATGTTCTCCTGAGCACTATCCATGAGCTTCAGCAAACATTGGAAA atGATGAAAAACTTTCAGAAGCTGAAGAATCTCAAGAAACCCAGATGGAAACAGAGACCAAACAGTAG